Proteins from a genomic interval of Xiphophorus maculatus strain JP 163 A chromosome 7, X_maculatus-5.0-male, whole genome shotgun sequence:
- the LOC106699625 gene encoding cell surface glycoprotein CD200 receptor 1-like, with product MHKLWIYVVIFLLSKEGFLTEGTTNSNITVNTTTSPLKVYVNRKEVFNLGSDARLICNNRTQTKAIFVIWDIKLKHKACNISFSNEDQNINTCDDGKSIQNSTDQWFLHIPNFSASDVGAYRCESTYTGGNENYKIVVGVTAPPAVSGWLERRDKKIVAVCRAEKGNPAANISWSIRLYHSVTQQNDPDGFVTVESQLEIPQHIDAKYLTCHIRHQFWEQEKILMPKFREFPQWIRIVVVFIIIILGLLIFALKKRRCLQ from the exons ATGCACAAATTGTGGATTTATGTTGTGATATTTCTTTTGTCCAAGGAGGGGTTTCTAACTGAAG GAACTACTAACTCAAATATCACTGTGAACACAACTACTTCACCTCTAAAAGTTTATG ttaaCAGAAAGGAAGTCTTCAATCTTGGGAGCGATGCTAGACTCATCTGCAACAACAGGACTCAGACTAAGGCAATTTTTGTTATCTGGGACattaaactgaaacacaaagccTGTAACATCTCCTTTAGCAATGAGGATCAAAACATTAACACCTGCGATGATGGAAAATCAATACAAAACTCAACCGATCAGTGGTTCCTGCACATCCCAAACTTTTCAGCCAGTGATGTTGGAGCTTACAGGTGTGAATCAACTTACACAGGAGGAAATGAAAATTATAAGATTGTAGTGGGTGTCACAG CTCCTCCTGCTGTATCTGGCTGGTTAGAGCGAAGGGACAAGAAGATTGTGGCTGTGTGCAGAGCTGAAAAAGGGAATCCTGCTGCCAACATCAGCTGGAGTATCAGATTATATCACTCAGTGACACAGCAGAATGACCCAGATGGATTTGTAACTGTAGAGAGTCAGTTGGAGATCCCTCAACACATTGATGCAAAATACTTGACCTGCCATATCCGGCACCAGTTTTGGGAGCAGGAGAAGATTCTAATGCCCAAATTCAGAG AGTTTCCGCAGTGGATACGTATTGTTGTGGTTTTCATCATAATTATTTTAGGATTATTGATTTTTGCTCTAAAAAAACG GAGATGTCTGCAGTGA
- the LOC106699628 gene encoding cell surface glycoprotein CD200 receptor 1-like isoform X1 gives MTWIYILIFFFTASRGMTPGTTNSNIIVNTTTSPLKVYVNRKAVFNLGSDARLICSNRTQTKAIFVIWDIELKHKTCKISFSNEGQNINTCNDGKSIQNSTDQSFLHIPNFSASDVGAYKCESAYTGGNENYKIAVGVTAPPAVSAWLERRDKKIVAVCRAERGNPAANISWSVIGNHSVTQQNDPDGFVTVKSELEVPEYIDPENLTCIVQHQFWEREKTFIPKFRGLQILCFLPIFGIIFILVAGFSIYALKKVILLRQCQQTDTSSKSPPQTEDVEEVEPYASYVQRVNSIYN, from the exons ATGACGTGGATTTATATTTTGATCTTCTTCTTCACCGCATCAAGGGGCATGACTCCag GAACTACTAACTCAAATATCATTGTGAACACAACTACTTCACCTCTGAAAGTTTATG ttaaCAGAAAGGCAGTCTTCAATCTTGGGAGCGATGCTAGACTCATCTGCAGCAACAGGACTCAGACTAAGGCAATTTTTGTTATCTGGGACattgaactgaaacacaaaacctgTAAGATCTCCTTTAGCAATGAGGGTCAAAACATTAACACCTGCAATGATGGAAAATCAATACAAAACTCAACCGATCAGTCGTTCCTGCACATCCCAAACTTTTCAGCCAGTGATGTTGGAGCTTACAAGTGTGAATCAGCTTACACAGGAGGAAATGAAAATTATAAGATTGCAGTGGGTGTCACAG CTCCTCCTGCTGTATCTGCCTGGTTAGAGCGAAGGGACAAGAAGATTGTGGCTGTGTGCAGAGCTGAAAGAGGGAATCCTGCTGCCAACATCAGCTGGAGTGTCATAGGAAATCACTCAGTGACACAGCAGAATGACCCAGATGGATTTGTAACAGTAAAGAGTGAGCTGGAGGTCCCTGAATACATTGATCCAGAAAACTTGACCTGCATTGTCCAGCACCAGTTTTGGGAGCGGGAGAAGACTTTCATACCCAAATTCAGAG GGCTTCAAATTTTGTGCTTCCTCCCTATTTTTGGGATAATCTTCATACTCGTGGCAGGTTTTTCTATCTATGCACTAAAGAAAGTAATATTATTGAG acaatgtcAACAGACAGACACATCATCCAAATCACCTCCG CAGACGGAGGATGTGGAGGAAGTGGAGCCTTATGCTAGCTATGTTCAACGTGTGAACTCAATATACAACTGA
- the LOC106699626 gene encoding uncharacterized protein LOC106699626, whose amino-acid sequence MRTKRVCRTWIYTVVISVFEAWSQDAVNRDVAFNLGTNINLTCTNKTRADIVFMIWEMHLKNKNCKISFVNYDKGIDSCKDGKSLQKTSTGQLYLHVPNVSADDVGLYKCESVYNGGNENYDIKVAVTAPPVLSAWLEQKGNKMVALCRAERGTPVANLSWSYGGSSEPAVKTQLDPDGFVTVESHLELLEDIGPEELTCIVQHRFWDQEKILVPKLREANSPLLWIRVTLVIILTLAGVFLLALKKCRGTTNLFSMSIY is encoded by the exons ATGCGAACAAAGAGGGTGTGCAGGACATGGATTTATACTGTGGTCATCTCCGTGTTTGAAGCATGGTCTCAAGATGCAG ttaACAGAGATGTTGCTTTCAATCTTGGGACCAACATTAACCTGACCTGCACTAACAAGACGAGGGCTGACATTGTATTTATGATCTGGGAGATGcacttgaaaaacaaaaactgtaagaTCTCCTTTGTAAATTACGACAAAGGTATTGACTCTTGCAAAGATGGAAAATCTCTCCAAAAGACTTCCACTGGTCAGCTGTATCTGCACGTCCCAAACGTTTCAGCTGATGATGTTGGACTCTACAAGTGCGAGTCGGTTTACAATGGAGGAAATGAAAACTATGACATCAAAGTGGCTGTGACAG CTCCTCCTGTTTTATCTGCCTGGTTGGAGCAGAAGGGCAACAAAATGGTGGCGCTGTGCAGAGCTGAAAGAGGAACACCAGTTGCCAATTTAAGTTGGAGTTATGGAGGCAGCTCAGAGCCTGCAGTGAAAACTCAACTGGACCCAGATGGATTTGTAACAGTAGAGAGTCATCTGGAGCTCCTGGAAGACATCGGTCCAGAAGAACTGACCTGCATTGTCCAGCACCGTTTTTGGGATCAGGAAAAGATTCTGGTACCGAAACTCAGAGAAG CAAATTCGCCTCTATTGTGGATACGTGTTACTTTGGTGATCATCTTAACTTTAGCAGGAGTCTTTCTTTTAGCACTAAAGAAATG CCGTGGTACCaccaaccttttcagcatgtcaat CTACTGA
- the LOC106699628 gene encoding cell surface glycoprotein CD200 receptor 1-like isoform X3 translates to MTWIYILIFFFTASRGMTPVNRKAVFNLGSDARLICSNRTQTKAIFVIWDIELKHKTCKISFSNEGQNINTCNDGKSIQNSTDQSFLHIPNFSASDVGAYKCESAYTGGNENYKIAVGVTAPPAVSAWLERRDKKIVAVCRAERGNPAANISWSVIGNHSVTQQNDPDGFVTVKSELEVPEYIDPENLTCIVQHQFWEREKTFIPKFRGLQILCFLPIFGIIFILVAGFSIYALKKVILLRQCQQTDTSSKSPPQTEDVEEVEPYASYVQRVNSIYN, encoded by the exons ATGACGTGGATTTATATTTTGATCTTCTTCTTCACCGCATCAAGGGGCATGACTCCag ttaaCAGAAAGGCAGTCTTCAATCTTGGGAGCGATGCTAGACTCATCTGCAGCAACAGGACTCAGACTAAGGCAATTTTTGTTATCTGGGACattgaactgaaacacaaaacctgTAAGATCTCCTTTAGCAATGAGGGTCAAAACATTAACACCTGCAATGATGGAAAATCAATACAAAACTCAACCGATCAGTCGTTCCTGCACATCCCAAACTTTTCAGCCAGTGATGTTGGAGCTTACAAGTGTGAATCAGCTTACACAGGAGGAAATGAAAATTATAAGATTGCAGTGGGTGTCACAG CTCCTCCTGCTGTATCTGCCTGGTTAGAGCGAAGGGACAAGAAGATTGTGGCTGTGTGCAGAGCTGAAAGAGGGAATCCTGCTGCCAACATCAGCTGGAGTGTCATAGGAAATCACTCAGTGACACAGCAGAATGACCCAGATGGATTTGTAACAGTAAAGAGTGAGCTGGAGGTCCCTGAATACATTGATCCAGAAAACTTGACCTGCATTGTCCAGCACCAGTTTTGGGAGCGGGAGAAGACTTTCATACCCAAATTCAGAG GGCTTCAAATTTTGTGCTTCCTCCCTATTTTTGGGATAATCTTCATACTCGTGGCAGGTTTTTCTATCTATGCACTAAAGAAAGTAATATTATTGAG acaatgtcAACAGACAGACACATCATCCAAATCACCTCCG CAGACGGAGGATGTGGAGGAAGTGGAGCCTTATGCTAGCTATGTTCAACGTGTGAACTCAATATACAACTGA
- the maats1 gene encoding cilia- and flagella-associated protein 91 yields MSCSITQISNENKDYFKAALPRRPSDCVRDSVYTAPSEPHHHRPRVRAYTTKERFRKLHESDYLLSGEPLLTFKTDPAEPMPSRSDYRWQAHAERRRETLRQLAGIHPNPQTCLVTGADYWKYYKRPWIPFEEKFPADVVFEFAEEDFITTTKEQLPAKRSLGIQTDFRESETQTDPYSPEYVVQRGMTPTELLQLATLTWGHGLPAGLAEVEMIERAREKRIWETTLPPRHDLTQIDKRRRMMEEMEAKEWAFRESEIEKVQEIRLAVLGELLRQRDEAQKDTAYDRLTQLYAKHLKDRELKLEKTHHRYIRSIRKLETKRKNVEGKLQRRDIVADFQTHNDKFPYGNMKMFNSDYINTYEGLQELETGLAASLKQVKTQWRDIKGKRKSAAQIAVELLEDYRAVRDEEGKEIEVKGHRFPFRKEKPLPTPPVTPLVEIPSEEDEKTELAIIFLQKLLRGRSIQFEIFKGKENQLELIRELRKVHALQAREQNMQKAEKDFILMLKRERDQQMEKAAIKEARQAAVIGVDLAQVFFILSQELIHLQEERRVHAFMLLAERERRRREAEESGRRQVEERRRQERDEIFREIVQVHQESVDMYLEDMILRNVDYLAEQQAREEIHKKAQQLNDIAYAMEENKDKYQPEEIVSELVYSFLIPEIEKMRVRRRVQLKQLRHLEAARRIIHGFEVPMEIHPPETPQESTADVRTSGPDEEVKTSQESQE; encoded by the exons ATGAGCTGCTCTATCACCCAAATTAGTAATGAGaacaaagattattttaagGCTGCTCTGCCTAGGCGGCCTTCTGACTGCGTACGTG ATTCAGTTTACACAGCGCCATCAGAGCCGCACCACCACAGGCCCAGGGTTAGGGCCTATACAACAAAGGAACGATTT AGAAAACTACATGAGTCTGACTATTTGTTGAGCGGCGAGCCATTGCTCACCTTCAAAACGGACCCAGCAGAGCCAATGCCGTCCCGCTCCGATTACCGCTGGCAAGCACATGCTGAACGGCGCAGGGAGACGCTGCGGCAACTGGCTGG GATTCATCCAAATCCTCAAACATGCCTTGTGACTGGAGCTGACTACTGGAAATACTATAAACG GCCTTGGATTCCATTTGAAGAAAAGTTCCCAGCAGATGTTGTCTTTGAATTTGCAGA GGAAGATTTTATAACCACTACTAAGGAACAACTGCCCGCTAAGCGCTCTCTGGGCATTCAGACAGACTTCAGAGAAAGTGAAACCCAGACTGACCCATACAGTCCTGAGTATGTGGTGCAGCGTGGGATGACACCCACAGAACTCCTGCAACTGGCAACATTGACTTGGG GTCATGGCTTGCCAGCAGGCCTTGCTGAGGTGGAAATGATAGAGCGAGCGCGTGAAAAGCGAATTTGGGAGACCACCCTTCCTCCTCGCCACGACCTGACCCAGATCGACAAGAGGAGGCGCATGATGGAGGAAATGGAAGCCAAGGAGTGGGCTTTCAGGGAAAGCGAGATCGAGAA AGTGCAGGAGATCCGCCTTGCTGTGCTGGGGGAGCTGCTAAGGCAGAGAGATGAAGCTCAGAAGGATACTGCATATGACCGACTGACCCAATTATACGCTAAGCACCTGAAGGACAGGGAGCTCAAGCTTGAGAAAACCCACCACAGATACATAAGAT CAATTAGAAAACTGGAAACTAAGAGGAAAAATGTGGAGGGAAAACTGCAGCGACGGGACATCGTTGCTGATTTTCAGACTCACAATGACAAGTTCCCTTACGgcaatatgaaaatgttcaacagtGACTACATAAACACATATGAAG GCTTACAAGAGCTAGAGACAGGACTAGCGGCATCACTGAAACAAGTGAAGACACAATGGAGAGACATTAAGGGCAAAAGGAAGTCTGCCGCACAAATAGCAGTGGAGCTACTGGAGGATTACAGG GCCGTCAGGGACGAGGAGGGCAAGGAGATTGAAGTGAAGGGCCACCGTTTTCCGTTTCGAAAAGAGAAGCCACTTCCTACCCCTCCCGTCACTCCACTAGTGGAAATCCCCTCAGAG GAGGATGAGAAAACAGAGCTTGCCATCATCTTTTTGCAGAAGCTACTCAGGGGAAGAAGTATCCAGTTTGAG ATCTTCAAGGGCAAAGAAAACCAGCTGGAGCTCATCAGGGAACTTAGGAAAGTTCACGCTCTGCAGGCTAGGGAGCAGAATatgcagaaagcagaaaaagactTCATACTGAtgctgaagagagagagagatcaaCAGATGGAGAAG GCTGCGATCAAGGAAGCGCGTCAGGCCGCGGTGATTGGCGTGGACCTCGCGCAGGTGTTCTTCATCTTGTCCCAGGAGCTGATTCATCTGCAGGAGGAGCGCAGGGTCCACGCTTTCATGCTCCTGGCTGAGAGAGAGCGCCGTCGAAGGGAGGCGGAGGAGAGCGGGAGGCGTCAGGTGGAGGAGCGCAGGCGACAAGAACGAGACGAGATCTTCAGAGAA ATTGTGCAGGTGCACCAGGAAAGCGTGGATATGTATTTGGAGGACATGATTTTGAGAAATGTGGATTATTTGGCCGAACAGCAAGCCAGAGAGGAGATCCACAAGAAGGCACAGCAGCTCAATGACATTGCTTACGCCATGGAGGAAAA CAAGGACAAATATCAGCCAGAGGAGATTGTGTCAGAGCTGGTGTACAGCTTTCTTATTCCCGAGATTGAGAAGATGAGAGTCAGGCGAAGAG TTCAATTGAAGCAGCTGAGACACTTGGAGGCAGCTCGGAGGATCATTCATGGGTTTGAAGTCCCTATGGAGATCCATCCGCCTGAAACTCCGCAGGAGAGCACCGCTGATGTAAGAACGTCTGGGCCAGATGAGGAAGTGAAGACGAGCCAAGAGAGCCAAGAGTAG
- the LOC106699628 gene encoding cell surface glycoprotein CD200 receptor 1-like isoform X2: protein MTWIYILIFFFTASRGMTPGTTNSNIIVNTTTSPLKVYVNRKAVFNLGSDARLICSNRTQTKAIFVIWDIELKHKTCKISFSNEGQNINTCNDGKSIQNSTDQSFLHIPNFSASDVGAYKCESAYTGGNENYKIAVGVTAPPAVSAWLERRDKKIVAVCRAERGNPAANISWSVIGNHSVTQQNDPDGFVTVKSELEVPEYIDPENLTCIVQHQFWEREKTFIPKFRGLQILCFLPIFGIIFILVAGFSIYALKKVILLRQCQQTDTSSKSPPTEDVEEVEPYASYVQRVNSIYN, encoded by the exons ATGACGTGGATTTATATTTTGATCTTCTTCTTCACCGCATCAAGGGGCATGACTCCag GAACTACTAACTCAAATATCATTGTGAACACAACTACTTCACCTCTGAAAGTTTATG ttaaCAGAAAGGCAGTCTTCAATCTTGGGAGCGATGCTAGACTCATCTGCAGCAACAGGACTCAGACTAAGGCAATTTTTGTTATCTGGGACattgaactgaaacacaaaacctgTAAGATCTCCTTTAGCAATGAGGGTCAAAACATTAACACCTGCAATGATGGAAAATCAATACAAAACTCAACCGATCAGTCGTTCCTGCACATCCCAAACTTTTCAGCCAGTGATGTTGGAGCTTACAAGTGTGAATCAGCTTACACAGGAGGAAATGAAAATTATAAGATTGCAGTGGGTGTCACAG CTCCTCCTGCTGTATCTGCCTGGTTAGAGCGAAGGGACAAGAAGATTGTGGCTGTGTGCAGAGCTGAAAGAGGGAATCCTGCTGCCAACATCAGCTGGAGTGTCATAGGAAATCACTCAGTGACACAGCAGAATGACCCAGATGGATTTGTAACAGTAAAGAGTGAGCTGGAGGTCCCTGAATACATTGATCCAGAAAACTTGACCTGCATTGTCCAGCACCAGTTTTGGGAGCGGGAGAAGACTTTCATACCCAAATTCAGAG GGCTTCAAATTTTGTGCTTCCTCCCTATTTTTGGGATAATCTTCATACTCGTGGCAGGTTTTTCTATCTATGCACTAAAGAAAGTAATATTATTGAG acaatgtcAACAGACAGACACATCATCCAAATCACCTCCG ACGGAGGATGTGGAGGAAGTGGAGCCTTATGCTAGCTATGTTCAACGTGTGAACTCAATATACAACTGA